Proteins from a genomic interval of Tolypothrix sp. NIES-4075:
- a CDS encoding transposase — protein sequence MSGRLKNKRSLRRKDSSTGSLERLMGLFPPGKGGGEEVAYGGKGKGVLIHTLTEGNGMPLSNSTTPANGNEREEVLPLLDKVKLKTLKRGRPRKRLKVLAADKGYDSKEQRTKLRKRGIRPQIPKRNWKTKKNTRLTDTSC from the coding sequence TTGTCAGGTCGGCTAAAAAACAAGCGATCGCTTCGGAGAAAGGACTCATCAACTGGCAGTTTAGAGCGGTTGATGGGTCTTTTTCCCCCTGGGAAAGGTGGAGGTGAAGAAGTTGCCTATGGTGGCAAAGGAAAGGGTGTATTAATACACACACTTACTGAGGGGAATGGAATGCCACTTTCTAACTCTACAACCCCAGCCAACGGGAACGAGAGGGAAGAAGTACTACCCCTATTAGATAAAGTAAAATTAAAAACTTTAAAGCGCGGTAGACCACGCAAACGGCTCAAGGTACTAGCTGCCGATAAAGGCTACGACTCTAAAGAACAACGTACTAAGTTACGTAAACGGGGCATTCGGCCCCAAATACCAAAAAGAAACTGGAAAACAAAGAAAAACACTCGTCTGACCGATACAAGCTGCTAA
- a CDS encoding CheR family methyltransferase, with the protein MGKLRFLSVPCSTGEEPYSLAMTLLDLGLLPNQFNIDAVDISTKSLAKAKKGIYSRHSFRGDNLEFKDRY; encoded by the coding sequence ATCGGCAAACTCCGCTTCTTAAGCGTTCCCTGTTCCACTGGAGAAGAACCTTATTCTCTAGCTATGACATTATTGGATTTAGGTTTACTGCCAAATCAGTTTAACATTGATGCAGTTGATATTAGTACAAAGTCTTTAGCTAAAGCCAAAAAAGGAATTTACAGCCGTCACTCTTTTAGAGGTGATAATTTAGAATTTAAAGACCGCTATTGA
- the cofD gene encoding 2-phospho-L-lactate transferase: MIHGTVLALSGGIGGAKLVLGLSHVLPPEQLVIVVNTGDDFEHLGLHISPDIDTQLYTLAGINNPDTGWGRAEETWSCMSTLETLGGETWFQLGDKDLAMNLYRTARLNDGASLSEVTEELRKRLQIGPQVLPMSDDSVRTKIETECGLLPFQEYLVRAQSKPKVTAVHYIGAGKSRAVDRFTDLLQNDSLHAIIICPSNPYVSIGPILAIPEVHMGIKNAQLPVIAVSPIVSGRALKGPLAKLMREFGVSASAAAVAEHYRGLIDGFVLDRQDGEQKKSIETTGIPCCVTNTVMHSLDDRIQLARDVLDFAHRLRSHHK, from the coding sequence ATGATTCATGGGACTGTTCTGGCATTATCCGGTGGTATCGGTGGCGCAAAGCTTGTGTTAGGGCTGTCGCACGTCCTGCCGCCTGAACAACTGGTAATTGTAGTGAATACCGGCGATGATTTCGAGCATCTAGGATTGCACATCTCTCCCGATATTGATACGCAGCTCTACACCCTTGCTGGCATAAATAATCCTGATACCGGTTGGGGACGAGCAGAAGAGACTTGGTCGTGTATGAGTACTCTCGAAACTTTGGGTGGTGAAACGTGGTTCCAATTGGGTGACAAAGACCTTGCCATGAACTTGTATCGGACTGCACGGTTAAATGACGGTGCAAGTTTAAGCGAGGTAACGGAGGAACTACGTAAACGTCTCCAAATAGGTCCCCAAGTGCTGCCAATGAGCGATGACTCGGTGCGGACGAAGATCGAAACCGAATGCGGACTTTTGCCGTTTCAGGAATATCTTGTGCGTGCACAGTCCAAGCCTAAAGTGACAGCGGTTCACTATATAGGTGCAGGTAAATCACGAGCCGTGGATCGCTTTACTGATTTGCTTCAGAACGATAGCTTGCACGCTATCATCATCTGTCCGTCCAATCCATACGTGAGCATTGGTCCGATACTGGCAATTCCTGAGGTGCATATGGGGATAAAAAACGCTCAGTTGCCCGTTATAGCCGTTTCCCCTATCGTGTCTGGCCGAGCACTCAAAGGTCCATTAGCCAAGCTTATGAGAGAGTTCGGCGTCTCCGCGTCGGCAGCAGCAGTCGCGGAGCATTACCGAGGCTTGATTGACGGGTTCGTTCTTGATCGGCAAGATGGTGAACAGAAAAAGTCAATAGAAACAACTGGCATTCCATGCTGTGTGACAAATACGGTCATGCACAGTTTGGACGATCGCATACAGCTAGCTCGAGATGTCCTGGATTTCGCTCATCGCCTGAGATCACACCACAAATGA
- a CDS encoding 4Fe-4S binding protein codes for MHFVRWLLVIGWILLILSLFYDPISPYLTQPTTEWSIFRLNPNLLDPTKCQEVVTVQGKCVDVKPFALGAKIFWGIVVPCGVLIIFVLGHETWRRICPLSFLSQIPRALGKQRQRKIINPRTGAVRYELAKIAKDSWLGRNHLYFQFGFLCIGLCLRILFINADRLFLGSFIILTILSAILVNYLFAGKTWCQYFCPMAPVQMVYNGPRGLLGSEAHQGQKQIITQSMCRTSDKDGNEKSACVSCQSPCMDIDAERSYWEIFNKPGRRIVQYGYVGLVIGFYIYYFLYSGTLDYYYSGIWSHEENQLATLLNPGFYIFGKPIPIPKLVAVPFTIGAFVAASYFLLSRVEKEYKAYCQRINKPLSKQQVQHNIFAISTFVVLNCYFLFAGRPILKQLPNLIELGFNALVILVSTLWLYRTLSRSAETYSRESLAESLRRQLAKLTALHNCGMN; via the coding sequence ATGCATTTTGTTAGATGGCTGCTTGTTATTGGTTGGATTTTACTTATTTTATCGTTATTTTACGACCCAATTTCGCCATATCTTACGCAGCCTACTACTGAGTGGAGTATTTTCCGTCTCAATCCGAATCTTTTAGACCCGACAAAATGCCAAGAGGTTGTCACAGTCCAAGGAAAGTGTGTTGATGTCAAACCTTTTGCATTAGGAGCCAAAATCTTTTGGGGAATTGTAGTTCCTTGTGGAGTATTGATTATCTTTGTTTTAGGACATGAAACATGGCGGCGGATTTGTCCGTTATCTTTTCTATCACAAATTCCGAGAGCGTTAGGTAAGCAACGTCAACGCAAAATCATTAATCCTCGCACAGGAGCAGTGCGCTATGAACTAGCTAAAATAGCAAAGGATTCTTGGCTTGGTCGCAATCATTTATACTTCCAATTTGGGTTTCTTTGCATCGGTCTTTGCTTGAGAATTTTATTTATCAATGCCGATCGCCTATTTTTAGGGTCTTTTATTATTCTGACAATTTTATCAGCAATATTGGTAAATTATCTGTTTGCTGGTAAAACTTGGTGTCAATATTTTTGTCCTATGGCTCCCGTGCAGATGGTCTATAACGGGCCAAGGGGATTGTTAGGAAGTGAGGCTCACCAAGGTCAAAAACAGATTATTACTCAGTCTATGTGTCGGACATCAGATAAAGATGGTAATGAAAAAAGCGCCTGTGTTAGCTGCCAATCTCCTTGTATGGACATTGATGCAGAACGGTCTTACTGGGAAATTTTTAACAAGCCAGGTCGGAGAATAGTTCAATACGGCTATGTGGGACTAGTCATCGGTTTTTATATTTACTATTTTTTGTATTCTGGCACTCTTGATTACTACTATTCGGGAATTTGGAGTCATGAAGAAAATCAGTTAGCAACTCTTTTAAATCCTGGATTTTATATTTTTGGTAAGCCGATTCCGATTCCGAAATTAGTTGCAGTTCCTTTTACTATTGGGGCTTTTGTTGCAGCCAGTTACTTCTTATTGTCGAGGGTAGAAAAAGAATACAAAGCTTATTGTCAACGGATTAATAAACCTCTCAGTAAACAACAGGTACAACACAATATTTTTGCAATTTCTACCTTTGTAGTTTTAAATTGTTATTTCTTATTTGCTGGCCGTCCCATACTCAAACAACTACCAAATCTCATAGAGCTAGGATTTAACGCTTTAGTCATTCTCGTCAGTACATTGTGGCTGTACAGGACACTCAGCCGCAGTGCGGAAACTTATTCGCGGGAAAGTCTTGCAGAAAGTCTGCGTCGTCAGTTGGCTAAATTAACGGCGTTGCATAATTGCGGGATGAATTAG
- a CDS encoding FAD-binding oxidoreductase, with translation MLKIKLLNSKIPTQRQELDISPELMINGECFIGRSRNCGVVLPSVEVSRVHSSIRYEEGEYYFSDLASLAGSRINDQAAGLNQKYLLKKDDIIRIGEFILTVEATGSATDKAEVAPVLEVQSQTPTLPQATYTIPIPQVSQQPSQPTRSPSEYMPIALVPPEQISRWTKGDLMVRCVAIIDETDDVKTFRFAADPPILFTYQPGQFMTLNLEINDKPVKRSYSISSTPSRPHTLEITVKRVPTPPDVLDVPPGLVSNWLHDNLRVGSEIKVSGPLGKFTCFANPSQKLLFISAGSGITPMMSMSRWMMDTAADCDIVFFHCARSPRDIIYRQELELISSRQPKFRLAIAITRPDAGQAWYGFMGRLNEQMLYAIAPDFWQRTVYVCGPSPFMQGVKTMLEQIGFPMQNYYEESFGGAKKSKPQPSVPPQVVTEQVTKVTTVVPKPVISTPVTLPVKTTGSFTLVFSKSGKEITCTGEDPILELAEQEGVAIDSSCRSGVCGSCKTRKLQGEVKYLGEPDALDESEQEEGYILTCIAHPRDRVVIDA, from the coding sequence ATGCTTAAAATCAAACTGTTAAACTCAAAAATACCCACACAGAGACAAGAGTTAGACATATCGCCAGAACTTATGATTAATGGCGAATGTTTTATAGGTCGCTCCCGCAATTGTGGTGTAGTCCTACCCAGTGTTGAAGTTAGCCGAGTTCACAGTAGTATCCGCTATGAAGAGGGCGAATATTACTTCTCTGATCTGGCTAGCCTGGCTGGTTCCCGCATTAACGATCAAGCGGCGGGTCTAAACCAAAAATATCTCCTGAAAAAGGATGACATTATTCGGATTGGCGAATTTATCCTCACTGTTGAAGCAACCGGATCGGCAACAGATAAGGCAGAGGTCGCACCAGTTCTGGAAGTCCAAAGCCAAACACCAACTCTTCCACAGGCGACATACACCATCCCTATTCCCCAAGTGAGTCAGCAACCAAGTCAGCCGACTCGTTCGCCTAGTGAGTATATGCCGATCGCACTTGTGCCGCCAGAACAAATCAGTCGGTGGACAAAAGGCGATTTAATGGTTCGTTGTGTGGCAATAATTGACGAAACTGATGATGTGAAAACGTTTCGCTTTGCTGCTGACCCACCAATATTATTTACCTACCAACCTGGTCAGTTTATGACGCTGAACTTGGAAATCAACGATAAACCAGTCAAACGCTCTTACTCAATCTCTTCAACTCCTTCACGACCCCACACTTTAGAAATTACAGTCAAGCGTGTTCCTACACCACCAGATGTTTTGGATGTACCGCCTGGTTTAGTTTCCAATTGGTTGCACGACAATCTCAGAGTCGGTAGTGAAATCAAAGTCAGCGGCCCTTTGGGAAAATTCACTTGTTTTGCCAACCCCAGTCAAAAATTATTGTTTATTTCTGCTGGAAGTGGTATTACACCGATGATGTCTATGTCACGATGGATGATGGATACTGCTGCTGATTGCGATATTGTCTTTTTTCATTGCGCCCGCAGTCCTCGTGATATTATTTATCGCCAGGAACTAGAGTTAATATCTAGCCGCCAGCCTAAATTTCGTTTAGCGATCGCCATTACCAGACCCGACGCAGGTCAAGCATGGTATGGCTTTATGGGCAGACTCAACGAACAAATGCTGTATGCGATCGCTCCTGATTTTTGGCAACGCACAGTATATGTCTGCGGGCCGAGTCCTTTTATGCAAGGGGTAAAAACTATGCTAGAGCAAATCGGATTCCCCATGCAAAACTACTATGAAGAAAGTTTTGGCGGGGCGAAAAAGTCAAAACCCCAGCCATCGGTTCCGCCTCAAGTAGTCACTGAGCAAGTTACCAAAGTGACAACAGTAGTACCAAAACCAGTAATTTCCACCCCAGTAACTCTTCCAGTTAAAACAACAGGCTCTTTTACTCTAGTATTTTCCAAGTCTGGCAAAGAAATTACCTGCACTGGAGAAGATCCGATTCTAGAGTTAGCTGAACAAGAAGGAGTGGCGATCGACAGTAGTTGTCGCAGTGGAGTTTGTGGTAGTTGTAAAACGCGGAAGCTTCAAGGAGAGGTGAAGTATTTAGGAGAACCTGATGCTCTCGATGAAAGCGAACAGGAGGAAGGCTATATTCTCACTTGTATTGCTCACCCTAGAGACCGAGTTGTGATCGATGCTTAG
- the cofE gene encoding coenzyme F420-0:L-glutamate ligase, translated as MDHLKSSDFNNIINSDSPKGTRNYAPDQLELIAIKGIPQINRGDNISELIWQSLLKNNIILTDGDVLVVAQKIISKAEGRMVRLNNIVPSEEAQQLADETGKDARLVQLILNESTNIIRKKNDTIIVEHRLGLVMAQAGIDQSNVPPGYALLLPEDPDQSAKKLRDRLIERSGKHIAVIISDSISRAWRKGTVGHTIGVAGLVPLVDMRGQLDMLGRPFHATEVAVADAVTAAATLLMGEASEAKPVVLVRGYVLLSEHVGVKPLLREKREDLFR; from the coding sequence AAGGGTACTAGAAACTATGCACCAGATCAACTCGAGCTGATAGCGATAAAAGGTATCCCACAAATAAACAGAGGTGACAATATATCAGAACTCATCTGGCAGAGTCTCTTAAAGAATAACATCATTCTTACTGATGGTGATGTATTGGTTGTCGCTCAAAAAATCATCTCCAAAGCTGAGGGGCGGATGGTTCGACTCAATAACATCGTCCCGTCTGAAGAAGCTCAACAACTTGCTGATGAGACAGGAAAGGATGCTCGGTTAGTTCAATTGATATTGAATGAATCGACTAATATTATTCGCAAGAAAAACGATACCATCATCGTCGAACACCGTTTAGGGCTGGTAATGGCTCAGGCTGGCATTGATCAATCCAATGTGCCTCCAGGATATGCATTGTTGTTACCCGAAGATCCAGATCAGTCGGCTAAAAAGCTCCGCGATCGCTTGATAGAGCGCTCTGGGAAACATATCGCCGTGATTATCAGCGATAGCATTAGCCGCGCTTGGCGCAAGGGCACTGTTGGTCACACAATAGGTGTTGCAGGTCTCGTACCCTTGGTAGATATGCGCGGACAGTTGGATATGTTGGGACGTCCCTTTCACGCGACTGAAGTTGCCGTAGCGGATGCTGTAACAGCCGCTGCCACACTGTTGATGGGTGAGGCTAGCGAAGCAAAGCCTGTTGTGTTGGTACGTGGTTATGTCCTCTTGAGCGAACATGTCGGTGTGAAACCATTACTACGCGAGAAACGAGAGGATTTGTTTCGATGA
- a CDS encoding cyclic nucleotide-binding domain-containing protein, protein MADLKPDEVYVLAKVLPSFSKESSFQVYKGLLREELEQGNVEPANSLDELKQIRLELGLKDEEHFDILTELGVENPSLLDPNKRRSRENQLRIESYRQALELQLLDLIEMGVPLGQALQRRVKQIQALKQEYGITAEEEAQILSQMVDENSAILRKAEILLTQLKELTVRYKALSNFPSYQAPVFVLLRLVAIENKQLIITKQLLSILEVLQDAPEAVKIASAIGILAENVLPNILNEANNTLRWQERIAEEAIALLQPDDLELAATFDTPAQIVDDEAPTQIFVAGQPIPKVISANHQPFVIDVLKELLQELEPLIQAAALYALEQLDPQQGREQARQLLNSTKPGDWLVQETAENILGLDEGQAAALLQTLTAEVKVEGKIQQLVFQQSAVQVGRSLANDIILPSPRVSQHHAIFHLDKQEVRLTALKSAYGLRINDKRIQNDTMRLQPGDVIRFSPAEEPAITVSWEKQSPVDSAVAKETFSTLDKLLLMFETSLLRTVKPEAMLELARKAEIRVYRQREIICKAGEPSDELLLLIDGEVNVTVLQGDIEVVVNTIRSGETIGEMGVLTRQARSANVVAKAEINRVLVIEAKDFETLLRNDSEVSRSLLLNMIGRLQRLTAQVKESQK, encoded by the coding sequence ATGGCAGACCTGAAACCAGATGAGGTGTATGTTCTTGCTAAAGTACTGCCCAGTTTTAGTAAAGAATCTAGCTTTCAGGTTTATAAAGGATTGCTGCGCGAAGAATTAGAACAAGGAAATGTAGAGCCGGCAAATAGCTTAGATGAACTCAAACAAATCCGTTTGGAATTAGGACTTAAGGATGAAGAACACTTCGATATATTGACAGAATTGGGAGTAGAAAACCCATCTTTATTAGATCCAAATAAACGCAGAAGTCGGGAAAATCAGTTAAGAATTGAAAGCTATCGGCAAGCTTTAGAACTACAATTGTTAGATTTGATCGAGATGGGCGTTCCCTTGGGTCAAGCACTCCAGCGCCGAGTCAAGCAAATTCAAGCCCTGAAACAAGAGTATGGCATTACAGCAGAGGAAGAAGCACAAATTTTATCCCAAATGGTTGATGAAAACAGTGCTATTCTCCGCAAAGCAGAGATACTACTTACACAGTTAAAGGAGCTAACTGTCCGCTACAAAGCTTTAAGTAATTTTCCAAGTTATCAAGCACCCGTGTTTGTTTTGCTGCGATTAGTCGCTATTGAAAATAAACAACTAATTATCACCAAGCAATTATTGAGTATTCTCGAAGTTTTGCAAGATGCGCCGGAAGCTGTGAAAATAGCTAGTGCCATTGGCATACTTGCAGAAAATGTATTGCCAAATATTCTGAATGAAGCTAATAATACTTTGCGGTGGCAAGAAAGAATTGCTGAGGAAGCGATCGCACTTCTGCAACCCGATGATTTAGAATTAGCAGCAACCTTTGATACTCCAGCACAGATAGTTGATGACGAAGCACCGACGCAAATATTTGTTGCTGGACAACCAATACCAAAGGTGATATCAGCCAATCATCAGCCCTTTGTGATTGATGTTCTTAAAGAACTTTTGCAAGAACTAGAGCCACTCATCCAAGCAGCTGCACTTTACGCCCTAGAGCAACTCGACCCACAGCAAGGCCGCGAACAAGCACGCCAGTTACTCAACTCCACAAAACCCGGAGATTGGCTAGTGCAGGAGACAGCAGAAAATATTTTGGGTCTGGATGAAGGACAGGCTGCTGCTTTGTTGCAAACTCTCACGGCTGAAGTGAAGGTGGAGGGAAAAATACAACAGCTTGTCTTTCAGCAATCAGCCGTGCAAGTGGGACGTAGTTTAGCAAATGATATCATCTTGCCCAGTCCCAGAGTATCTCAGCACCATGCGATATTTCATCTTGACAAGCAAGAAGTGAGATTAACGGCGCTCAAAAGTGCCTATGGCTTACGTATTAATGATAAACGCATACAAAATGATACAATGCGTCTCCAGCCAGGAGATGTGATTCGGTTTAGCCCAGCAGAGGAACCAGCCATAACTGTGAGTTGGGAAAAGCAATCGCCAGTAGACTCAGCAGTAGCAAAAGAAACTTTCAGCACCCTGGATAAGCTGTTATTGATGTTTGAAACCAGTCTTTTGCGAACGGTGAAGCCGGAAGCGATGCTCGAACTGGCTCGCAAGGCTGAGATTCGAGTTTACCGTCAAAGAGAAATTATCTGTAAGGCTGGAGAACCATCTGATGAACTGCTGTTGTTGATCGATGGTGAAGTTAATGTAACGGTTCTGCAAGGAGATATTGAGGTTGTCGTCAACACAATTCGGTCAGGCGAAACTATTGGTGAAATGGGAGTTTTGACTAGGCAAGCGCGATCGGCAAATGTAGTTGCCAAGGCTGAAATCAATCGAGTTTTGGTCATCGAAGCGAAGGATTTTGAGACACTGTTACGCAATGATTCGGAAGTATCGAGGAGTTTGTTGCTGAACATGATTGGTCGTCTGCAAAGGTTAACTGCACAAGTTAAAGAAAGTCAGAAGTGA
- a CDS encoding IS1 family transposase (programmed frameshift) — translation MNCPNCASTHIRKNGHRRGKQNYICRSCDRQFIESYSKRGYSNEIKEQCLKMYVNGMGFRAIERQTGVNHNTVMNWVKLVAAPLPDAPEYSEIPEIAQVDELETFVGKKKNKIWLWTAANKGKPGILAWVLGDRSAKTFKRLWKIIKCWKCFLYVTDGYPVYPCFIDDCDHLVKKTYMTRIEGENTRLRHYLARLHRRTLCYSKSKEMLSLSIKLLLHYLKNGVVPISA, via the exons ATGAACTGTCCTAACTGTGCATCTACCCATATCCGCAAGAACGGTCATCGGCGTGGTAAACAAAACTACATTTGCCGTTCATGCGATCGCCAATTTATTGAATCATATTCAAAACGAGGATATTCCAATGAAATTAAAGAGCAATGTTTAAAAATGTATGTCAATGGAATGGGTTTTCGTGCCATTGAACGCCAGACTGGAGTGAACCATAATACCGTGATGAATTGGGTAAAACTTGTGGCGGCTCCTTTACCTGATGCCCCAGAATATTCAGAAATCCCTGAAATTGCCCAAGTTGATGAATTAGAGACGTTTGTCGGTAAAAAAAA AAACAAAATTTGGTTGTGGACAGCCGCCAACAAAGGAAAGCCAGGTATTCTAGCTTGGGTTTTAGGAGACCGTAGTGCCAAGACATTTAAACGTTTGTGGAAGATTATTAAGTGTTGGAAATGTTTTTTGTATGTAACTGATGGATATCCCGTGTATCCTTGTTTTATTGATGATTGCGACCATTTAGTCAAGAAAACTTACATGACACGAATTGAGGGAGAAAATACAAGATTAAGACATTATTTAGCACGGCTACATCGTCGCACACTTTGTTATTCTAAATCCAAAGAAATGCTGAGTCTGTCTATTAAATTGTTACTGCACTACCTTAAGAACGGGGTTGTGCCCATCTCAGCCTAA
- a CDS encoding adenylate/guanylate cyclase domain-containing protein — translation MKSINYKLLFLYRTYATIKKASRSKKFRLRTVLIVPFIIPIIASTGLVGWFSFRNGQQAIDDLAIQLNGEISARIKQHVLDYLNKSYNVLKLTDAGIQSGNLKLDDFEGLQRYFWQVVRQGDLESYLSFGNEQGEFVGVEHREDGTIQLKIRTKATEPMREIYLLDDRGDRQKRLKSAKYDTTFRPWYRAAVQARKPTWSPVYPFFSRENTSLGISPVRPVYDSNGKLLGVLSVNITLMRITNFLKQLYISPHGQSFIMEPSGHLVVSSTIPEPFKVKGGERDDRQIERMPAADSQNATVTATARYLRQHFGLFEAIKSSQHLKFQIDGAWHYVQVMPIQDGRHINWLAVVVVPENDFMARINANTRTTILLCVLTFAAATAIGVLASRWISHQIFKLNTASQEIASGNLDQHVEVNGIIEIEKLADSFNHMAFQLQESFERLETQKNSFARFFPPEYLKFLNKHGVTDIELGDHVSKEMAVMFSDIRSFTTLSEKMTPKENFDFVNAYLRQVSPEIRAHDGFVVKFLGDGMMAVFPNGVDDAVAAGVDKFKRVQKYNQKRESQGYLPIDVGMGIHVGHMMVGMVGEHNRIQGDAFSDNVNLTARLEGLTKFYGVSLLISEEVLERLSNPEQYKIRFLDRAIVKGRTEAIAVYEVLDAETEAIRELKLDTLQTFERGLQHYCRGNFTDAKACFEQVLAVNSLDKTAKLYLERVQELLLEGTPANWNGVWAFTQK, via the coding sequence ATGAAATCGATAAACTACAAACTGCTTTTTCTATACAGGACTTACGCAACTATTAAAAAAGCAAGTCGCTCAAAAAAGTTTCGTCTGCGAACTGTTCTGATTGTTCCATTTATTATTCCCATTATTGCGTCAACTGGCTTGGTGGGGTGGTTCTCTTTCCGCAATGGACAGCAGGCGATCGATGATCTGGCAATTCAGTTGAATGGTGAAATTAGTGCCCGCATTAAGCAACACGTTTTGGACTATTTGAATAAATCTTATAATGTTCTGAAACTCACCGATGCGGGTATCCAAAGTGGCAATTTAAAGCTTGATGACTTTGAAGGATTGCAACGCTATTTCTGGCAGGTAGTGCGACAGGGTGACTTAGAGAGCTATCTGTCTTTTGGGAACGAACAGGGCGAGTTTGTTGGTGTGGAACATCGAGAGGATGGCACAATTCAACTCAAAATTCGCACCAAAGCTACTGAGCCGATGCGCGAAATCTACTTGCTGGACGATCGCGGCGATCGACAAAAGCGGTTGAAATCGGCGAAGTACGATACCACCTTCCGCCCCTGGTATAGAGCCGCCGTGCAAGCTCGTAAACCTACGTGGAGTCCAGTTTATCCATTCTTTTCCCGTGAGAATACGTCTTTGGGGATTTCTCCAGTCCGTCCTGTCTACGACTCGAACGGCAAGCTGCTGGGGGTTTTGAGCGTTAACATCACCTTGATGCGAATCACAAACTTCCTGAAACAGCTTTACATTAGTCCCCACGGACAGAGCTTTATCATGGAGCCGTCGGGACATTTGGTCGTCAGTTCAACCATTCCGGAGCCATTCAAGGTTAAAGGTGGCGAAAGAGACGATCGCCAAATTGAGCGAATGCCAGCCGCTGATAGTCAAAATGCCACAGTGACTGCTACTGCCCGATATTTACGCCAGCATTTCGGCCTGTTTGAGGCCATTAAGAGCAGTCAACACCTAAAGTTTCAAATTGATGGTGCGTGGCACTACGTTCAGGTGATGCCAATTCAGGATGGTCGGCATATCAACTGGCTAGCGGTGGTGGTTGTTCCTGAAAATGATTTCATGGCACGGATCAATGCCAATACTCGCACCACGATTCTGCTGTGCGTACTGACATTTGCGGCGGCAACTGCGATCGGTGTTCTTGCGTCTCGTTGGATCAGCCACCAAATTTTCAAACTTAACACGGCGTCTCAAGAGATTGCCAGTGGAAATCTCGATCAACACGTTGAAGTCAACGGCATCATCGAGATTGAGAAGCTGGCTGATTCGTTTAACCACATGGCGTTTCAACTCCAGGAATCCTTCGAGAGATTGGAAACTCAGAAGAATTCCTTTGCCCGGTTCTTTCCCCCCGAATATCTCAAGTTTCTCAACAAGCACGGGGTAACAGACATCGAACTGGGCGATCACGTCAGCAAAGAGATGGCGGTCATGTTCTCAGATATTCGCTCCTTTACAACCCTATCCGAGAAGATGACTCCCAAAGAGAATTTCGATTTTGTCAATGCTTACCTGCGACAGGTTTCTCCAGAAATTCGCGCCCATGATGGCTTTGTAGTGAAGTTCTTGGGTGATGGCATGATGGCAGTCTTTCCTAATGGTGTGGATGATGCCGTTGCCGCAGGGGTTGATAAATTCAAACGGGTACAGAAATACAACCAAAAACGAGAATCTCAAGGCTACTTGCCAATTGATGTGGGCATGGGTATCCACGTTGGACACATGATGGTGGGTATGGTAGGGGAACACAACCGGATTCAAGGGGATGCGTTCTCTGATAATGTGAATCTGACTGCTCGTTTGGAAGGATTGACAAAGTTCTATGGTGTTTCATTACTAATTTCTGAAGAGGTCTTGGAGCGATTGAGCAACCCAGAACAGTACAAAATTCGCTTTTTGGATCGAGCGATCGTTAAGGGTAGAACTGAAGCGATCGCGGTTTACGAAGTGCTTGATGCCGAAACAGAAGCAATCCGAGAACTAAAACTTGACACCTTGCAAACCTTTGAGCGGGGACTTCAACACTACTGTCGGGGCAACTTTACTGATGCCAAAGCCTGTTTTGAACAGGTACTTGCAGTGAACTCTCTCGATAAGACTGCCAAACTCTATCTAGAACGAGTCCAAGAATTGCTGCTAGAAGGTACTCCAGCCAATTGGAATGGCGTATGGGCATTTACACAGAAGTAA